The Emys orbicularis isolate rEmyOrb1 chromosome 4, rEmyOrb1.hap1, whole genome shotgun sequence genomic sequence CGCAAAGAGAATTGCTGGGTTCCAGTTACAGAACAACTGGAACACCAGGAGAGCACTGCCCCTTCATCCACTCAGCAACTGAGCACTCCAGCCCTTGACAATTTAAACAGCAGAACAAAGGCAAGCAGAGCGGAGTAAGGGAAGCTTGGGGAGAAGTCATCCAGCTGGGGAGAATCCTGAGGGGTGGTTTAGTTGCCGTAGTTAATGCCGTAGTTGTTCCTGTTTTGGTTCTCCTTTTGAATTGCATCTGAGACAGCCGCAACTCCTGTTGTCACGAGGACGATGATCAGAACCACTGTCAAGAGGCTCAGTACCAGGACTGTGATGTTCAGGCACTTGGCAGTCTTGCCATAGCTTCCTGCTCCATCGGTGTCACCCAGGACTTTACGATCTCTggcctggggggaggaaggggaagtaatAAGGGTAAAGAGTGAAATGAGGCACCAAGGCCTGCCTCTCAGGGCGGCTGAGCACTTGCGTCTCTCAAGACTTTGGTGGAAGTTCTGGGTGCTCATCAACTCTCAATATCCAGCTCCAACTAGCCAGTGCTGCTGGCAAGCAGAGGCTTGGGGGGAATGAATAGAGTGACTCCCGACACACTGCACATCTGAGACCTCCCCACTCTGTGACTTTAGCTTCCTCTTGGGCCCTGAACTCTCCTCTCTTCATAGTTCCTATGGAACTGCCTCTCACTCTCTCTGCGACCTCACCCAAGTGCCCCACTGCCTTGACAGCCCCTCGGCTGAAATCCTCCTCCCCATATGTTCTCATCTCCCCTCACCTTGATTTCCAGCAACTCCTCTGTGGCCTCCCTTAGCCCCACCCCTCAAGACAGCAACATGTGTGGAACCACCTACCTGCCTGCTCACATGCCCCAAGAAGCACACACGGATCTTCTGCGCCCTCAGAACTGCCCCTCTCTTTCCAGATTAAGTTCCAAGTTCCCTCCTTGTTTTTAAGTCTCCCCATAGATTTACTGTAGCCAATTTTACCAGCTCTCTCGCTCCTGCTCATCCTGCCCACTCCTTTCAGTCTTCTAGCAGCTTGTCTTTCGCCTtgcagagagacaaggcgggtgaggtaataccttttattgggctgaattctgttgccAAAAGAGACAAGGTTGTACATtccaccaacttctgttggcccATTAAGAGATATggcctcacccacctggtctcctttatatcctgggaccaacacagctacaccaCCATATTTACACACAGTCTGGACATTCCTGGTAGGGAGAGACCTTATGGCTGAATTACCTATTTATTCACTACTGTATATTATGTCTTTATCCCATTGTTTAGTTTATTCCGTGGAGCGCCTGGACATGCACAGTTGTCAAGGAGTGCAGAATTCAGACACAGAAGTCCAGTGACATGTTAATTGCGCTGCCCAGGAGAACCAGCAGAGCACCAGCGCTGCCAGGCAAAAACAGGCAACCAGTAAATTCAAtcacagaagggaccattatgagaATATAGTCCAGCTTCCTGCAgcacagagaatttcacccaacaATCCCTGCATTTAACCAACAACTTGTGGTTGAAATAGACCCTACTTCCCAGTCTCTCAGAACTGCATTCTTTCCATTATTGGGGATTTATCTATTTGGGACATGATTCCAGAATAAGGTAGCGTGTGACTTTAAAGCAATATAGCTATAGAGGAATAGCtccgtgtggacactcttatttcagaataCTGCAATTGTGGATTCATAGTGTAAGAAACGTGTAAGAGACAGTGTCGTGTTTGTAAAATTAAATATTCCTAGGAGTGCATACTTAGTAGAAGGGAAGGTATATTATGTGTGGGTAGTGAGCAGGTAGAGGCTGAGATTAAAGGGGAATCTTTACAGTTTAAAGCACCAAAAATGTAGCTCAATTGGTCAGTTCTAATGGGACATGAATGCCACCACTTTATATACATTGCTTATAGAGAGCATCACTGTGTAGCTAGGCCAACACCCTCTGCATGCACAGGCCCTACCAGTTAAGATAAGTACTccactgcttccctcctcctctctggactacaaataaaataaatgtaatttacatCTGGGCTATACAAGACTTTAAGAACATTCAAGACCGGTGAAAGACATGATGACTAAttgtcttgggggggagggggaggggaaatgaaggACTCCTGCAATCTTCTGTGGTTCACCTGACTACTGTTGTCAAAACTGTGCTTCTGAACGAGAGCACCCATACATGGGTCTACGGCAGTGTAACTTGTGTGCATTAACGTCATACCTTTAGCATcacaccgtgtagacaagcccttattagTAAAAGGAGGCAACTAAGGGAAATTGAGGGGGGGGAAAGGCCTCTTAAttcctttcatttaaaatgcTTTAGCTGGTTTTCCCATGACACCCACAcaaacagggggctgcagacattTAGATGCAAATACCTCCCCAAAGTGCAGCAGAACAAAATATGCAGCACACCTAAAAGGTGGATTGAAATTAAAATATGCAATTAGAAGTATAAACAATTCAgttgaaaagtcaacatttaagTATGGAACAAACGAAGTAACAGATGCATAAAGTGTGCGCTTCACGGTTTGCAGGATGGGGGGGTTACTTacagaaataaagatttttttttttttaatacatttgcaattacaaagggtgggaggtgggggaaatcCCATGTTACTGGAAGTCCAAAATGGTACTGAATGCTATAGTAAAGTGCAACATTTTAGGTATATGGATTCCTTGGGAAAGGTAACAGCAAAAATATGAAGCCAGGGCAGCCTAAAGGGCAGCTGAAAGCTAGGGCAGCCTGCAAGGgaagcagggccgtccttaggcatatgcagctgcatagggcacctgaaaatttggggcacccttgggtcttagtgtccacccttctgctcttcctatccctgttctgacccttcctgcaggttCCCACACCTAGCTGCTGCAGACTGGTGAGTCTGCCTCTGGAGGGGatccagggcttgtctacactgggaaattgttgacaaaacttttgtctttcacgggtactttAAAAAGCCCCCCCGCGCAAAAGAATAGTTTTGCCGATGCACATGGCAGTGTGAatgcggctttgtcggcaggagcactctcctgccaacaaagctaatgCCGCTcgtggggctggaagtattttgtcggcaaaagtgccaacaaagagcatttacacacgctgacttttaaGAACAAGgctgcgtggtgtagacaagTCCCTaataacttaaaagtgaaaaagcctccagcctgctaGACCTATTAGAACAACACAAACTGTGAAAGAGCCATTCacgtggtaatgaagccatttaacaagggtatactgtcagtttctgactTTACTGACAAAACTGGTGTGCATTACTGTagtatttactcagaacatggtAATGCTGCTTTAATGTGGCTTTCCACCTCCATGAGGgtcgtagctcccagcgctggtgcacggtctacactggagctttacagcactgaaacttgctgcgctcaggggggtgttttctCACAcgctgagcaagaaagttgcagcgctgtatagtctacaggaccttagtttaaaatttgctttaaaaatatttcattagtgtgttgctgaagattataaaaatcacatctagcatagatttttagatgcacaatctgagtattcatctttagccttaagtgtttggatcttcagacatacagttttttaaataaatccttcaaaagaccacccttatctaaaatacacattttaattttaattactatagtacaaaaaacttgcttccCAAGTCTtcctgtccatccctttctcccttcacccccttcttgaagagagcccttaaaggacaacacccctttccttccagatagctggacaaatgaGTTTCCCTCTgtttacttctgactatttgatgaactagttttaagagaccCCTCCAGAAAAATCAGTACCTTcataagatataaaatcctttgttatgcctaaaaatctttggaaacattttttaaagttggtgaaatttcataaacatgtctattgttatggagatcacacacagtaaattagtgttccctttttctaaaagcaacgaacattgttatgaacacactaaacctctgtgactgattcatttaaaataatgtctttgtttcagtgatacaaatatgtagtaatctagaatgattactttatgaaggcttaagagtacatttaaaatataaaatcagcttagaaatactgattaagaaaatgtaaaacagaagagctgcatcatgtattccataatatttagtGTTGTAGtcagcaggacagctgacttgcccttactacaaagttcttgcaaataaatctctgacaaacttcagggtatatcaaaaaacctgtgactgacatttttattcccaaatttagtgcttttaattaggtaccttctgcatgccCAGTCTTAAccatctggcatgcagtggaaaacatgctccattttctttagaaagaaattgcagaagagtgggtttttttaaaaaaatgtcatttgtcgatgacctttcagggtcccttccagttctatgagatagggttcagggatttggctggaagtAGGTGAGCAGGGAGGAGGacggaagagaggagagagacagtgggagagggcagggcctgggcagagtgtgggcatggcctggggtggagcaaggctggagtgtgggcagggccacaggcagaagaggcGGGCTGGGGtgctagcctccccaagcggcagcttcacccaccacccatggcaGGGGCCGTATTCATGGAGCCGAATGCGCTGGCATCacgcattctgcgtgagggagaagATACGGGGGGTCGCTGCAGGGAACTGTGACTCTTCAGCACCGTGAGGCAGGCCAGGGGGCTCGGTACCCCTTTGCTAcctcatccctccccctcccacccccctccgggGTGGTAAGTGTgggctgccgtcgggcataggggcaccagtttaataatactgtatAGGGCCCCATAAACCCTGAGGATGGCACTAACAGAAAAGCACATTAAAAGAcccaaaatatgtttttttaatttaatcaagTTTAGGTgcataactcatgatttttgcatTCTTGGTTGTCAACTTATCTTGGGGTTCTAGGTTTAGACAAGTTACAGTAGAAGTTTGCCTTGGAGAAGGATTTCCTGCAAAGTAGCACATTGCCCTTAGAGCCTGAATTTTAAAAACATCGCAGcgactagtgggattttcagatgcATGTGGGTGCTTTCAATCTTTAAGAAAATCTGGCTGGTAGTGATGACCCTTTTCCAAGTATTAGGGTGCTGGATAGAGGTAAAACAGTTGACAAAGGCAATCCCCATTGGAGGATCAAAGGAAACTGAAGAAGTTTTTACACCAATCCCAGGAATCGGCCTTGAAGGCATATGATCCCAGAATAaacatgttataaaaacaaaTCAGCATTAAAAACTGTAAATTTTAAGATtgcaaaacaaacaggaaatgttCCACTAGAAGCGCTGTGCAATGTGATTGCTGAAGCTACTAGCAACTGTTCATATTTTCAAAGCTTATTtgctattaaaaatacaaattaaatagCACAATGACATCCCTCTACACAATGTTACCAGAGGGGAATAACAAAGTACtaacaataattttaaaaagggcatTATAAACCAAATAATGTAAAGGAGTGAAACTATATTCCCAGTGGATTAAATGAAAAGGAGTCCAAGTCAGGGACTCAGAACGTTGTATCAGACAAATTTGCAAACCCCTGTGAGGCTTTCTGCAGACACACAGCTGAACAGGATTACTTTAAACACCACTAATATGCATGGCAATTATAAGTTTTTGGGCGGGAGTGCAGGGGGGAGGCATATAAAATATTTCTCTGATCCAAGGCTCCTTTGGCAGCTCCAtccatgatttcagagagggaagagcagccTTACCCAGAAGTGCCTTTAAGGTCACAGCCTGGGGAAGTGGGTGCCCAGCTGTCCTATCCTGCCAGTCTGCCCCGCACGCCCTGTTTTGACATCTCCCGCAGCTGGTTAACTGGGGTCACTTTCATCCCCTCCCTGGGGCACCTGTCACTCGCGGGCAGTGTCCCAtcgcctgccccctgccccggagCCAGTCCGGCTCCCCCCAGCCGGGCTCACCTTGAAGGAGAAGACCAGAGCCAAGAAGCCGAGGCAGCAGACGTTGCAGAAGACGGTGTTGAAGAGGGACCAGAGCACGAAGTCGCGAGGCGGCGGCTGCACGGGGAAGCCCTGCGTGGTGCTGATGTAGGAGTAGGTGGAGTACGGGGGAGCCGAGCCGTCCTGCCCCACCTTGCCACCATCGCGGGGCTGCAGGTCGATGCTCACGCTGTGATCCATGGCACGGCGCTGCCCCCGACTGGCTCTGGGGGCTCCAGATATGCcgcgcggggcggggcggggccgggggcggagcTCGACCGCGAAAGGAtgcgcgggggcgggggcgggggcccgGGGAGAGAAAATGGGAATCGAAACTTACAGGTTCCGGAAAGGCATAgcaaggggagagggggctgtaggGGGAACTATAGGGtacaagatgggggaggggtgttgtggggcagggcagggccgcccagaggattcaggggggctggggcaaagtgggggagctgcggcgcttgtactcacctggcggcggcccgggtcttcggcggcggggggcccttcagtcgctccgcgtcttcggcagcactgaaagGCTTCCcaccaccgaaatgccgctgaagacccaggccaccgctgggccagggctcagggggcccctgcagggcccggggcaaattgccccacttgcccccccccccccctctgggcggcccaaGGCAGGgaggataaaaataaatgatttgtgTAAAACAATCCAAAAAATcggatttttaaaaactttaaattggatttttttaatttaaatcagattttttttttgataaaatcctttttgaggaaaaaacctatctcaggatagttttaattaagatacattctagctcaaagatatctcatcatggaatagggattctaacttataattctatggtatgagacaatatagtcatgtaatgtttaagaaaagttttgtaaatgagttccaatggTTCATGGATTAgagacccaattttatggggttccaggggcttctgtatagattatttaggttaatctttctatctacccaatgggactcagtgctcagtctagaagataccatcagagatgcttagttttgcagttctcaaactgtggatttgtgtctgcagaggtaacatgcttgttaacagcaaaaatgttttaaaataaataaacaatatatagaggtgagaaataacagacctcaaccctattgtccctctgcaaatttgtgtacacagagccAATCCCTTATcgctctctaaaagtgcaaagtttcaaaaagttcaatgaatagaagattgttgggggcgggatagatctggacaaggagaagaaggcTGGAGATacatgtgagaagggagggacaggcagtagaaacaagagtaaaactgtttgagcagcatattccagaagtcttgaggtctttctgagtgtagccttcattgatttgagatctaccataccattctctcactagaagagaaaacctataatggcagcaggcagcagtttgggaataagaaccattcaagaaatatgtgtttgctgatgatgttttaaagaaagtcacacaagtgaactcatagattcatagaagattagggttggaggagacctcaggaagtcatgtagtccaatcccctgctcaaagcaggaccaacaccaactaaatcatcccagccagggctttgtcaagccaggccttcaaaacctctaaggatggtgtcagggttccctccccactctgaactttagggtatagatgtggggacccgcatgaagaccccctaagcttttTTCTACcatcttaggttaaaaactcccctattccttggattaagtaacgctgccaccaccaagtgatttaaacaaacatttagggagggccactcggagccctaccttccccaactatccccccaagtccctacaccccttttcctgggcaggcttgagaatagTCCCCCAAATCCCTGCACGCcctttcctgggcaggcttgagaataatatcctcacaaattggtacaggtgaacacagacccaaacccttgtaTCTTAAAccgaaaaatcaat encodes the following:
- the LOC135877191 gene encoding interferon-induced transmembrane protein 1-like yields the protein MDHSVSIDLQPRDGGKVGQDGSAPPYSTYSYISTTQGFPVQPPPRDFVLWSLFNTVFCNVCCLGFLALVFSFKARDRKVLGDTDGAGSYGKTAKCLNITVLVLSLLTVVLIIVLVTTGVAAVSDAIQKENQNRNNYGINYGN